A stretch of Motacilla alba alba isolate MOTALB_02 chromosome 18, Motacilla_alba_V1.0_pri, whole genome shotgun sequence DNA encodes these proteins:
- the LOC119709485 gene encoding ATP-binding cassette sub-family A member 9-like, whose protein sequence is MENTPAAGKMQGASKKASQIFQQTCALLWKNILLVWRMKSKSFQEWVASLVFLYILRDSAGLIMYYPTQEFPYKALGRLDDPAFNASGVTLMYTPATNSTRRIMAKVASSSSLRGVIIEEVENEAKMEEKALLEEEMIGVVFKDDFSYTLRFQVGKAVFPNEGFEHIETCWDFSAKHCKVPLYWYGGFLSVQSSIDAAVIEMKTNHSVWKEMKSITGVHLQTVMKPLFKLDYFWFIICALLSYCPYMHFLSVKVLKEKKKLKILMRAMGLQDISFWLSWSLQYTVYVSITASLLTWVTLSEVFNHNSFLELYFFYFFYGMASIHFTFLLSSLLKQPNISSFVGFLLHILFGALGFLTLFEKLPRALEWTLNLFSPFAFTAGLATMVKLEKYGPAFTPESYPFYKLYLILSLDSVLYFLLAIYFDKVLPGKYGVPHPPAFFLRPSYWLRGSSGYVGVRAGSSHDPVLGGDTEPMPPGFDGKEAIRLNNIKKIYKKNNKSTEALKGLSLTVYEGQITALLGHSGSGKTALLNVLSGFSKPSAGSAMIYNYSASEMWNMEGMQEKVGICPQINLHFEALTVKENLRIFAHIKGIQWKEVDEEVQKVLVMMDLTDVQDICAEALSGGQKRKLSLGIAILGNPQVLLLDEPTAGLDPCSRHHVWSLLRERRAGRATLVATQSMEEADTQADRKAFLSCGRLQSVGSSLYLKRKWGIGYHLRMHINDLCDPELVSSVVRQYIPDAVLKGQKRDELCFRLPLENTDSFPDLFSHLESSLLQGVVNYEVTRTTLEDVFLKLQGEEAVDPEGDGDLEERDQNLPWFSKQGILAMSGMMLWRQQVCAVLRIHLLRLKHDGKFLRGVLLLFGIFILPPLMVLMLFHLWHNSSSWEITSSPYFLPTKEKIQNRSTNLLIFNDTGSEIEDFVAALKIQNITPEITSEKNITSLPDYNGAIKISLEGKSRQFTVMCSPEPINCFPVLVNILSNTFLRLLNSTARFRVWSELFYTGENPELKNYIFFGLFTYLLVLAAGLPPLFAMSSVEDYKLQARSQLRLAGLFPSAYWCGQALVDVPFFWSLMCLMFGFLVLFTRICPLETRAVLTLLICIFGYGISLVLFVYLMAFKFRLGRSNRYLWSLTFILVNYAAFMHSDHHEVLYYACMLIPMFPPVGWIMFSGLNFLIYNDYSIFETWNYIYLPVFAPYIHCVIFAFLLRCLEMRYGEAVPGFDPIFRIQQRRGVPQQNKEQAGEEPPEVQAERDRVRGALASLQQEQDLVVVNSLRKEYEVRTATSIFKKKKKLAIKNLSFGVKKGEILGLLGPNGAGKSTTLNMISGGVAVTAGEVLLGGRDEAPPCPGALGWCPQQDPLWPHLTVLQHLEAFTAIRGMREEDAALAISCIGRALDLLKHFKTPTRSLSAGEARKLSFALSILGGPAVMLWDEPSVSVDPKGQRRMWRMMEASMRSRERAAILCTQSLQEAAAMCDRVAILVCGRLRYIGSLEDLKSKFGTSYRLELKMTDVGQSDALHTEILNLFPCAARQERTPSMLTYKIPVADALPLSRSFSQLEAAKRNFKLEEYSLSLNTLHQVFVDLTRDAEEHDLEVASNGAVEQRPLHP, encoded by the exons gaatgGGTGGCCTCGCTGGTTTTCCTGTACATCCTGCGGGACTCTGCGGGGCTGATCATGTACTACCCCACCCAGGAGTTCCCCTACAAGGCCCTGGGGCGCCTGGACGACCCCGCCTTCAACGCCTCGGGGGTCACCCTCATGTACACCCCTGCAACCAACAGCACCCGGAGAATCATGGCAAAAGTGGCTTCCAGTTCATCACTGAGGG GTGTAATAATAGAAGAGGTGGAAAATGAGgcaaaaatggaagaaaaagcacTTCTGGAGGAGGAAATGATTGGTGTTGTTTTTAAGGATGACTTCTCCTACACGCTCAGATTTCAAGTGGGCAAAGCAGTGTTTCCAAATGAAGGCTTTGAGCACATAG AAAcctgctgggatttttcagcAAAGCACTGCAAAGTTCCTCTGTACTGGTACGGGGGCTTCCTCTCAGTGCAGTCCAGCATTGATGCAGCAGTCATAGAA ATGAAAACCAACCACTCAGTGTGGAAAGAAATGAAGTCAATTACTGGCGTTCACCTGCAAACTGTGATGAAACCTCTGTTCAAACTGGATTACTTTTGGTTCATTATCTGTGCCCTACTGAGCTACTGCCCATACATGCACTTTTTATCAGTGAAAGTTCTCaaggagaagaagaagctgAAGATATTGATGAGAGCCATGGGTCTGCAAGACATTTCCTTCTG GTTATCCTGGAGTTTGCAGTACACCGTGTACGTCTCCATCACAGCCAGCCTGCTGACCTGGGTCACCCTGAGTGAAGTTTTTAATCACAACAGCTTCTtggaactgtattttttttatttcttttatggCATGGCATCT attCACTTCACTTTCCTGCTCAGCTCGTTGCTAAAGCAGCCAAACATTTCCAGTTTTGTGGGATTTCTCCTTCACATCCTCTTTGGGGCACTGGGCTTTTTGACATTGTTTGAAAAACTGCCACGAGCTTTGGAATGGACTTTAAACCTCTTCAGTCCTTTTGCCTTCACAGCTGGCCTTGCAACG ATGGTAAAACTAGAAAAATATGGACCAGCATTTACCCCGGAGTCGTACCCTTTTTATAAGCTGTACCTCATCCTGAGCCTCGACAGTGTCTTGTATTTCCTGCTGGCCATCTACTTTGATAAGGTTTTGCCTG GCAAGTACGGGGTCCCACATCCTCCGGCCTTCTTCCTGAGACCCTCCTACTGGCTCAGGGGCAGCAGTGGGTACGTGGGGgtgagggctggcagcagccacgACCCCGTTCTGGGCGGTGACACCGAGCCGATGCCGCCGGGCTTCGATGGCAAGGAAGCCATCAG ActaaacaatattaaaaaaatatacaagaaGAACAACAAGAGCACCGAAGCTTTAAAGG GTTTGTCCTTAACTGTGTATGAAGGCCAGatcactgccctgctgggtCACAGTGGATCTGGGAAAACTGCTCTATTGAATGTGCTCAGTGGATTTTCCAAGCCTTCAGCAG GTTCTGCAATGATCTACAACTACAGTGCTTCTGAAATGTGGAATATGGAAGGAATGCAGGAAAAGGTTGGGATTTGCCCCCagattaatttgcattttgaagcCTTAACGGTGAAGGAAAACCTGAGAATTTTTGCTCACATCAAGGGGATTCAGTGGAAGGAAGTAGATGAAGAG GTGCAGAAAGTTCTCGTCATGATGGACCTCACTGACGTTCAGGACATTTGTGCTGAAGCCCTGAGTGGGGGACAAAAACGAAAATTGTCTCTTGGAATTGCAATTTTAGGGAATCCCCAG gtgctgctcctggacGAGCCCACGGCGGGGctggatccctgctccaggcaccacGTCTGGAGCCTGCTGCGGGAGCGCCGCGCCGGCCGCGCCACGCTCGTCGCCACCCAGTCCATGGAGGAGGCAGACACTCAGGCTG ATCGAAAAGCCTTCCTCTCCTGCGGGAGATTACAGAGTGTTGGCTCATCTCTCTACTTGAAGAGAAAATGGGGAATTGGCTATCACTTAAG gatgCACATAAATGACCTGTGTGACCCAGAGCTTGTGTCATCTGTGGTCAGACAGTACATCCCTGATGCTGTGCTCAAGGGACAGAAGAGGGATGAGCTGTGTTTTAGGCTGCCTCTGGAAAACACTGACAGCTTCCCAG ATCTGTTCAGccacctggagagcagcctcTTGCAGGGGGTGGTTAATTACGAGGTGACCAGGACAACCCTGGAAGATGTTTTCCTGAAGCTGCAGGGTGAGGAGGCCGTCGATCCCGAAG GAGATGGAGACCTTGAGGAGAGGGACCAGAACCTCCCGTGGTTCTCCAAGCAGGGGATCCTGGCCATGAGTGGGATGAtgctctggaggcagcaggtgtgtgctgtgctgagaATTCACCTGCTCAGACTGAAGCATGATGGAAAATTCCTCAGGGGCGT ATTGCTGTTATTTGGAATATTTATCCTTCCACCACTGATGGTTTTAATGCTGTTTCATCTGTGGCACaactccagcagctgggaaatcaCATCTAGTCCATATTTTCTTcccacaaaagagaaaattcaaaataggTCTACAAACCTCCTCATCTTCAATGACACAG GATCAGAAATCGAGGATTTCGTTGCTGCTTTGAAGATTCAAAACATAACCCCAGAAATaacctcagagaaaaacatCACAAGCCTTCCAGATTATAATGGAGCTATAAAAATATCCCTGGAAGGCAAG AGCCGCCAGTTCACGGTCATGTGCAGCCCAGAGCCCATCAActgcttccctgtgctggtgAACATCCTCAGCAACAccttcctgaggctcctcaaCTCCACCGCGCGCTTCCGCGTCTGGAGCGAGCTCTTCTACACG GGAGAAAACCCAGAGCTGAAGAATTACATCTTTTTTGGCTTATTCACCTacctgctggttttggctgctgGTTTGCCTCCTCTCTTTGCGATGAGCAGCGTGGAGGATTACAAG CTCCAGGCTCGCTCCCAGCTGCGGCTCGCGGGTCTCTTCCCCTCAGCCTACTGGTGTGGGCAGGCTCTGGTGGACGTCCCGTTCTTCTGGAGCCTGATGTGCCTCATGTTTGGGTTCCTGGTGCTCTTCACCCGCATCTGCCCCTTGGAGACCCGTGCTGTGCTGACCCTG ctcaTTTGCATCTTTGGTTATGGAATATCTCTTGTCCTCTTCGTTTATTTAATGGCCTTCAAATTTCGCTTGGGGAGAAGCAATCGTTACCTTTGGTCTTTAACCTTCATTCTG GTGAATTATGCTGCTTTTATGCACAGTGACCATCATGAAGTACTTTACTACGCCTGTATGCTGATTCCTATGTTTCCACCTGTGGGCTGGATCATGTTCTCTGGACTA aatTTCCTCATCTACAACGATTACAGCATTTTTGAGACTTGGAACTACATCTACTTGCCTGTCTTTGCA CCATACATCCACTGTGTgatttttgctttcctcctgcGCTGTTTGGAGATGAGATATGGAGAAGCAGTCCCAGGGTTTGATCCCATCTTCAG GATCCAGCAGAGAAGAGGGGTGCCCCAGCAGAAcaaggagcaggctggagaggagcccccCGAAGTGCAGGCGGAGCGCGACAGGGTGCGGGGCGCGCTGGCCtcgctgcagcaggagcag GACTTGGTTGTTGTCAACAGTTTGCGCAAGGAATACGAAGTCAGGACAGCCACTTCCATcttcaagaaaaagaagaaacttgcTATCAAAAACCTCTCTTTTGGTGTTAAAAAAG GAGAAATCTTAGGTCTGTTAGGACCCAACggagctgggaaaagcacaACTCTGAACATGATTTCTGGAGGTGTAGCAGTGACTGCTGGGGAG gtgctgctggggggcCGGGATGAAGCCCCCCCGTGCCCGGGGGCCCTGGGCTGGTGCCCACAGCAGGACCCGCTCTGGCCACACCtgacagtgctgcagcacctggaggCCTTCACTGCCATCAGGGGAATGAGGGAAGAGGATGCTGCTCTTGCCATCAGCTG catagGAAGGGCCTTGGATCTCCTGAAGCATTTCAAGACCCCCACAAGGAGTTTATCTGCTGGAGAAGCCAGAAAG CTGTCATTtgctctgagcatcctgggAGGCCCGGCAGTGATGCTTTGGGATGAGCCCTCCGTGAGCGTGGACCCCAAAGGGCAGCGCCGCATGTG GAGGATGATGGAGGCCTCcatgaggagcagggagagggcagcCATCCTCTGCACGCAGTCGCTGCAGGAGGCGGCGGCGATGTGCGACCGCGTGGCCATCCTGGTGTGCGGCCGGCTCCG GTACATCGGTTCCCTTGAGGATCTCAAAAGTAAGTTTGGCACAAGTTACCGCCTAGAACTGAAAATGACAGACGTGGGGCAAAGCGATGCTCTGCACACCGAAATCCTGAACCTCTTCCCCTGCGCAGCTCGGCAGGAAAG gACTCCTTCCATGCTCACCTACAAGATTCCAGTGGCAGATGCACTACCTCTGTCCAGGTCTTTCTCCCAGCTAGAAGCAG CTAAACGGAATTTCAAGCTTGAGGAGTACAGCTTGTCACTGAACACTTTGCACCAG GTGTTTGTAGACCTCACCAGGGATGCAGAGGAGCACGACCTGGAGGTGGCATCCAACggggctgtggagcagagaCCCCTTCACCCCTGA